A stretch of Amycolatopsis balhimycina FH 1894 DNA encodes these proteins:
- a CDS encoding MarR family winged helix-turn-helix transcriptional regulator, translating into MAADRNVPSGVDVAMLLRRAQLRKQLACEAALAEVGLTLPQWGMLYAVAAEPDSSTHALALFIGQSDQSAGAVVARLEQRGLLERRPGAGKAILHRITPAGDELVRRCNALVEDVMTTLLAGLGDRSLRALRTSLQSIAEAALPS; encoded by the coding sequence ATGGCGGCTGATCGGAACGTGCCCAGTGGTGTCGATGTCGCGATGCTGTTGCGGCGGGCGCAGTTGCGCAAGCAGCTGGCCTGTGAAGCCGCGCTCGCCGAGGTGGGGCTGACGTTGCCGCAGTGGGGCATGCTGTACGCCGTCGCGGCCGAGCCCGATTCCTCGACCCACGCGCTGGCCCTGTTCATCGGCCAGTCCGATCAGTCGGCGGGGGCGGTGGTCGCGCGCCTCGAACAGCGAGGGTTGCTCGAACGCCGGCCGGGTGCCGGTAAGGCGATTCTGCACCGGATCACGCCGGCGGGGGACGAGCTCGTGCGTCGCTGCAACGCCCTTGTCGAGGACGTGATGACCACGCTGCTCGCCGGGCTCGGTGATCGGAGCCTGCGGGCCCTGCGGACGTCGTTGCAGTCGATCGCGGAGGCCGCCCTTCCGTCGTAG
- a CDS encoding CPBP family glutamic-type intramembrane protease, which translates to MAVPQKTAPHSGIRGLIARNPLVSFFTLAFALSWIAWTPYILGKTGLGVEPDFDFPKILGTTQLLGVLPGAYLGPILAAFIVTAAAHGRPGLRRWAGRLLKWNVNWRWYAGSILGVPAALVVTSFVLNGGDIHLPSAMVFVALVPGLVLQLVTTGLAEEPGWRDFALPHLQPKFGPLRGTLILGPLWGLWHVPLFFSEWGHWPEVTVWTIVEFIATTTLFSILMTWVFNRSGESLPIAMLVHTSVNNTMSIAWTELFPSTTVDDIALTFLVSSGVAAAVVVIATRGRLGYRSPEVPASAPALPGR; encoded by the coding sequence GTGGCAGTTCCGCAGAAAACCGCACCGCACAGCGGAATCCGTGGCCTGATCGCCCGGAACCCGCTCGTCAGCTTCTTCACCCTCGCGTTCGCACTCAGCTGGATCGCGTGGACGCCGTACATCCTGGGCAAGACCGGCCTCGGCGTGGAGCCGGACTTCGACTTCCCGAAGATCCTGGGCACGACCCAGCTGCTCGGCGTGCTGCCCGGCGCCTACCTCGGCCCGATCCTGGCGGCGTTCATCGTCACCGCGGCCGCCCACGGCCGCCCGGGCCTGCGGCGCTGGGCCGGCCGGTTGCTGAAGTGGAACGTGAACTGGCGCTGGTACGCCGGCTCGATCCTCGGCGTGCCGGCGGCGCTCGTCGTGACGAGCTTCGTGCTCAACGGCGGTGACATCCACCTCCCGAGCGCGATGGTGTTCGTGGCCCTGGTCCCCGGCCTGGTGCTGCAACTGGTCACGACGGGCCTCGCCGAAGAGCCCGGCTGGCGTGACTTCGCCCTGCCCCACCTGCAGCCCAAGTTCGGGCCGCTGCGCGGCACGCTCATCCTCGGGCCGCTGTGGGGCCTGTGGCACGTGCCGCTGTTCTTCTCCGAGTGGGGCCACTGGCCGGAGGTGACCGTGTGGACGATCGTCGAGTTCATCGCCACCACGACCCTCTTCAGCATCCTGATGACGTGGGTGTTCAACCGGAGCGGCGAAAGCCTGCCGATCGCGATGCTGGTGCACACCAGCGTCAACAACACCATGTCGATCGCGTGGACGGAGCTCTTCCCCAGCACGACCGTCGACGACATCGCGCTGACGTTCCTGGTCTCGTCGGGTGTGGCCGCCGCAGTGGTCGTCATCGCCACCCGAGGCCGGCTCGGGTACCGGAGCCCCGAAGTACCGGCGTCCGCCCCGGCATTGCCGGGCCGGTAA
- a CDS encoding DUF1330 domain-containing protein: MIEIDEHALDALLTEDPGGPVVMLNLLRFRPDGGRESYQRYAEALGPAINARYGVQVDYLGDGGRALVAEAGQAWDMVVLVRYPSRQAFADMIRDPDYQAVSHFRSEALVESVLQPTAPLGSPA, from the coding sequence ATGATCGAGATCGACGAGCACGCGCTGGATGCCCTGCTGACCGAGGATCCCGGCGGTCCCGTGGTGATGCTGAACCTGTTGCGGTTCCGCCCGGACGGTGGCCGCGAGAGCTACCAGCGCTACGCCGAGGCGCTCGGCCCGGCGATCAACGCGCGGTACGGCGTGCAGGTGGACTACCTGGGCGACGGTGGGCGCGCTCTGGTCGCCGAGGCCGGCCAGGCCTGGGACATGGTGGTCTTGGTCCGCTACCCGAGCCGGCAGGCCTTCGCCGACATGATCCGTGACCCCGACTACCAGGCGGTGTCCCATTTTCGCAGCGAAGCGCTGGTGGAATCGGTTCTGCAGCCGACCGCGCCACTCGGATCGCCGGCCTGA
- a CDS encoding alpha/beta fold hydrolase → MTAVFVHGNPETAAVWDPLLAELEGAGAARRSLICLSPPGFGAPVPPGFGATVGDYRDWLIGELAGLAAPVDLVGHDWGGGHVLTVVMSRPDLVRSWVSDSIGIFDPGYVWHELARRWQTPGAGEADVAARFGAPLDQRIATLVERGMSEAVAGKVARGQDEVMGRTVLALYASAAQPRMADLGRGLERAARRPGLALLATEDHAVGTVEQRRRAARRAGARVQALDGLGHWWMTHDPGRGARVLTRFWSSLDRG, encoded by the coding sequence ATGACCGCGGTCTTCGTGCACGGCAATCCCGAGACGGCGGCGGTCTGGGACCCGCTGCTCGCCGAGCTGGAGGGGGCCGGCGCGGCTCGTCGGAGCTTGATTTGCCTGTCCCCGCCCGGGTTCGGCGCGCCGGTGCCGCCCGGGTTCGGCGCGACCGTCGGCGACTATCGCGACTGGCTGATCGGCGAGCTGGCGGGCTTGGCCGCGCCCGTCGACCTGGTGGGCCACGACTGGGGCGGCGGGCACGTGCTCACCGTGGTGATGAGCCGCCCCGACCTCGTGCGCAGCTGGGTGAGTGACTCGATCGGGATCTTCGACCCCGGCTACGTCTGGCACGAGCTCGCCCGGCGGTGGCAGACGCCGGGAGCGGGAGAAGCCGATGTGGCCGCCCGGTTCGGCGCGCCTCTCGACCAGCGGATCGCGACGCTCGTCGAGCGGGGGATGAGTGAGGCGGTGGCCGGGAAGGTGGCCAGGGGTCAGGACGAGGTGATGGGCCGGACCGTGCTCGCGCTCTACGCCTCGGCCGCGCAACCGCGGATGGCCGACCTCGGCCGGGGCCTGGAACGGGCGGCGCGGCGGCCGGGACTCGCGTTGCTCGCCACGGAGGACCACGCGGTCGGGACGGTCGAGCAGCGTCGCCGCGCCGCTCGCCGGGCCGGTGCCCGGGTGCAGGCCCTCGATGGACTCGGGCACTGGTGGATGACGCACGATCCCGGCCGTGGCGCCCGGGTTCTCACCCGCTTCTGGTCTTCCCTGGATCGCGGGTGA